The nucleotide window acagagaaacatattcttcaggaccaaagttggaattgaaatcaaaaaggaaagtgaaacttatgctcgtcaccctctccctccggtccacattaaccaatgatcccaatacgtatgattgtatgaactaaagatcttaaatcaatacagatgtatttattataaacgttagtccttaacatctatcactgtgtatatcaccattcaaacatcttttagaagttgaacaaacccacacctcagtgaagactgaatgttgactttatttgatcatttcagtaaaaactaacgttcatatttctctctttgattataatactgatgaacgttcagaacaaagcactttgccaacttaccacatacgttttaaaatgcttaataagcaccgtaactttcatgatatcatttctcggtcataatcggttgtttccgtgaacggccgactgttgagtgacggcaaatgctgcggctgcaatgcattgtggggcagcattttctcctctcttgtcggttagggaggtccagtggttcctaagctaaaggaggctataaaggaagtttgaaacctcctttcctttcatttggagaattggaacggcacttatcatggctgccactgagggacttccgggtcatttcactcctttaggaaggttcctaagctaaatggactattggacttCAGCCCCAGTTTCATTAGTAGCTGCCATCTTGCTTCCTTTGCTCTCCCTCCGTTTCCTCATGCCGTCTTCAGTGCCGGGTATCAGCTGTCACACGGAGGATCACATTTGTCTGGCAGGTCTATTTTTACCCGACAGTGTTTAAGTTTCGCTGCGTCGTTATCATGCCTTCAGCCTTTTGTTTTGGTTTGACTGATTGCTTTTTTCACGCTTCAAATCGCCTCCATCTGCCACACCCATGGAGGGAACTCTGTTTGTGTTCTTGTGTGCGTTTGTAAAATTGCCTacttgtgtgggtgtgtgttaatgtgtgtggtCTGCAGAAGAGATCCTTAATTTAACGGTTTGTGCACCTCTAAGGGAGAGATGCTCGCTTCATAGACTctgaatgacacacacacacacacacacacacacaacttatCAGGATTAGGATCAGATAATACCTTAAATACCTGCTATCTATTTCCCCATACCCCCCTCAACCTGTCTAGACGTGTTGCTTAAAGAAACTTCTCTCTGTATATCCACACATGCAGTGTTTCCACACCGTTATCACATGCAACAAAAGCAGATCTGATCAGATTTGTTTGACAGTTGCATCTCCCCAGAAACATCATGAAACAACAACAGCTGTCTTCAGATTTAGCTTGTTGTATTGTTCAGTTGTATGTGGTGTACAGAAATAGCTGGAGTCACCTTTAACATGAATACCGAAATGTGTGGTGCGTAATAGTGAGACTGTTGGATAATAGTGTGTTTATGTGAAGAACGCAAATCGGTTTTATAACCTAGTCGGCAGCTACCGGACTGTTTTGATCTCTTAAATCTATGAGTTGagtgaaacacaaaataaaacgtgttaaTGTGTTTTGGTCTGAACCGATTTGTTCGTCAAACTGGACTGAGAAACAAGCATGGGAAGAAAGGAGGAGGAAGTCTTGGTATCAGCTTTTCTTAACATGTTCTTTATCGTTTCTTAAAAGCTGGGTGGATGGTGGGGTGGAAGCCatggtggggtggaagctggggtggtggtgaggtggaagctggggtggatggtggggtggaagctgggtggagctggggtggtgtggtggaagctggggtggaagtggggtggaagctggggtggaagctggggtggatggtggggtggaagctgaggtggaagctggggtggagctgaggtggaagctggggtggaagttggggtggaagctggggtggtggtggtgaggtggaagctggggtggaagttggggtggaagctgggtggaagctggggtggtggtggggcagacgagcagcagcaacatgaacgtAGCAGtagcaagtgaacacagcatagcgaggcagaggcaggaagacctggcagcttaaatagagcggcatgtttaggagaatggTTGGTTGTTGTCagagggacgaggtgcgtcacgtgttgatgtatcattggtgctggagttgactgcctgaactcgcTCGCAGGCTGTTTTTACCCAGCATGATTCCAGGATTTTAACAGGAAATGAGATACAAACCCACAAACTCTGGTGCAGCATTATATACAGTTGTTTGAATTTGTCTGAAAATGTTTGTGTCCGCATTTAGAGAAAGAAGTTCCAAATTCTATTGTCTCAAGTTTTTGGTAGGGTTTCGTGTAAATGACCCTTCTTAGTCACACAGATTGTTTTCTCTTGATTCCAGTTCTTGGACGCACCTCAGTGTTCTTAAACTAGTTTGCTAGGGTTGTTCTGTTTAAATGGTGGTGGGCTCGCTTTCTGACAGGTACATGCTCAGGTGTAAAGCATATGTTTATGCATGCAAAGAAATCTGGGAGAATTACTTAGTGAAGAGAAGGTTGTATAAAATAACTACTTTAAAACCAGGTATCCACCCGAGGGTTGCCGTGAGTTGCAGTTTTGCTACACATGTTGAACTCCTCCTTTAATGTTTCTCTGTCTTCTGTTTCTTCTCAGATTCGATTAGAGTTGGACAAATACCTGCCGGAGGTCAACGGTCCTCTGCTGAGCAACCTGATCGACACAGCGGAAGGAAGCACCGACGAGGCAGCGCCTCCTTGGTCGACGAGTTCTTCTCGGACGACAAAAGTGTGACTCCTTACAGCCTCAACATCAACGTCATCCTCCCCAACACCACCCACCTCCGCACAGGCCTCTACCGGCCCAACAACAAGACTCTGTCGGTGCAGCAGATCAAGACGGAGCCCGGGCTGGAGGTGCCCTGCTCCATCACCTCCTCCAGCACCCAGGCCCTGCCCGACTTCACCTCCGTGTTCAGCGTGCCGCCTGTCGTCAACAACGTCTTCATCAAACCAGACATGAGCTCAGGGTTAGTGAATGTGTCCACATCGTCCCAACACCACCAGCAACAGCACCACCAGCAACAGCACCAGCAACAGCACCAGCACCAGCAACAGCACCAGCAACAGCACCAGCACCAGCAACAGCACCAGCACCAGCAACAGCACAATATGGACACGGAGCTCCACATCGGCCCCCCGGCCCCTCAGTCGCAGGTCTACAGCATGCCTTTATCCGGCTGTGGGGACCTCACCATGACTCTGTCCCACAGCAGCCCGTCAACACACGCCTCGGCGAGCGGCAGGACCATGCTGAACCTTGGCAACGTCGCATTGCAGACAAACAACGGCAACTACATGATGGCCGAGCACCAGGTGCAGCAGCATCATGGTTATTACCAAGCCTCTCCGTCACACACAGCGCCACACAGCCTGCCCCCGTCCCCCCCCAACTCTCAGCCGGGGAGTCCAGACAATCAGGCGGAGCTGCTGAGTTTAGCGCCGCAGCTCCACCTGGCCTACCAGCAGCGCCTGGGAGGGATGAAGGTGACGGGGCTGTCTCCACACGCCATGCTGATGACACACGGCCAGGGGGTCCTGACGGGCCCCAAATACAACAGGCGGAACAACCCGGAGCTGGAGAAGAGGAGGATCCACTTCTGTGACTTCCAAGGTCGGTTTTAGTCCAAAAGAAATGTTCACAATTGTCCCTATTTTCCACCATGCGCTATAAATAAACCAGCATaagtgtacatgttttgttttaaaataactgccatgtgtggaataaataaatacattttatgtGTCCCTTGGGGGCaagaaaacatatatttttttctaagcatgtacactgaacaaaatataaacgcaacactttttttttgctcccatttttcatgagatgaactcaaagatctaaaacatgttcgataaacacaaaataaccatttctctcaaatattgttcacaaatctgaaaaaatctgtgatagtgagcacttctcctttgccgagagaatccatcccacctcacaggtgtggcatatcaagatgctgattagacagcatggttattgcacaggtgtgccttaggctggccacaatagaaggccactctgaaacgtgcagttttgctttattggggggggggggtccgaaaaaccaggcagtgtctggtgtgaggggtaggattaggggtagggttaggggtagggttagggtaagggtaagggttagtgtaatgttgtgaatcgagtggcccatggtggtggtgaggttatggtatgggcaggcgtatgtaatggacgacgaacacaggccactcgattcacaacattaccctaaccctacccctcacaccagatactgactggttttcggacccccccagacccccccaataaagcaaaactgcacgtttcagagtggccttttattgtggccagcctaaggcacacctgtgcaataatcatgctgtctaatcagcatcttgatatgccacacctgtgaggtgggatggattatctcggcaaaggagaagtgctcactatcacagatttttgaacaatatttgagagaaatggttattttgtgtatatagaacatgttttagatctttgaaaaatgggagcaaaaacaaaagtgttgcgtttatatttttgttcagtgtaattagCAACCAGGTCATTCTACCAGTTGCCTACAAATGTGAGATATCTGGCAGTATACTTATTTTTACATGATGTATTTTAGGGGATCAGCAGcccctttttcttttcttttgcaAGTTAAAAGTGAAGATACTAAACCAGCCTTTTTTTTCAACGAGCCCTGCACGAATTCCTGGACTTTTTAAAGGCTTACTTCACACAAAAAATGAAACTAATGAAAGCAAGTCACAACACTACCACTTCAGCAAGTTGGTTCGGATTGCTTTCAACCAATGTCCCTGTTGTGTAAATAAGCTCAACTGCCAAAGCAAAAACACATATGCAAATCTTTCAGTAACACAATGCCTCTCTTTAATATCAAAGAAACAATAACTGGGTTGCCAACATTCTTTAAAACCCACTGGAAAAACATTGAGTCTTTTATTCAACCTGGAGGGCAATTGTTTGAAATGCTCCTTCTGGGTTCACTTGCCAAAGATGTCTACACATGTGATTGAGTTGTCCTGTGTTAAGTACCATTTCCACTGCGTCACAGGTGAAAAACAACTCAAAAGACAGCACTTTTTCTGCTTGTTAACAGCTTTATGGCCAGGTTAAACTTAGCGTCAGGTGAGCACATTTTCCGCAGTCAGCCGGGCATCCATCTAACTCTCTCTGTGATTTATTTTCAGGCTGCACCAAAGTTTACACAAAGAGCTCCCATCTGAAGGCTCACCAAAGGACGCACACAGGTAAGAAAACACTCCTCTGTGGATTTAACTGACACAAGATGACATCACATTGCACATCACTGTCTTTATCTACATGCAGTTCAAAGACACTGACTTTGAAGCAGCTAATGCCAATAACTTGCTGCAGATGCTCCTTCAGCGTTATGCATGAATTAGCACAAAGCTTCATTAAACACAGTAGGGGATAATCTGGCAGATTTTGTGTTGTACTCACCTACCCCAGCAGCAGTGGCGcaacaaggttgtgattggccccggtgcaaatGTTGTTTTGGGGCCCCCATCGCCCCAAACATAAGCGCATGCTGATGCGCTCACACACGCACGGACATACACTCTCTCTTGTCCTTCCTCTTTTGAGCGCTGCTCTTGTGCTTTGGTTTGCTGGacattataaatgcaagctatgatattttttataatgctgccgaacttgctgctgctagctacagtacagtacaggttGATTAAATGGTTCCCTCGTCACGcaaggtatcacatgacatgaaagggagcaaacagacaaattacaaatgaatttaggttgcttggttactttgaagactgcgCGAAACGGTCAATGCCATTGGGGccccacaacaacaaaaatggcCGGCTCTGGGCCTCAGTGCGTTGCAGCGGCTGCACCGTCGATAGTTACGCCACTGCCCAGCAGTGCTCACAGGTGACTGGTTTTGCCGTTAAGAGAATTAATCACTGACAGATGTCTGTCTGatataaaatagtaaaaaataCAACTTTACTCTATTGTATGGAGAGGAAAAACAAGCATTCTTGTGCACAATGCAATTTCATGAAACTTTTGTCCAAAGTGTGTGTATTTTATGGGGTCTTCATCCAGTTGTGTTTTTGCACAAATGTACACATCTGTTGTATTTATTTAGCTTTTCTGTCCACATATGCAAACTAGCGACGGTTAACTCACAAGCTTTCCAACGTGACATTTAACTAATTTGGCTTCagcttgtttatttttaaactgcatATTTTGTCCCCACGCCAGTTTCGATACACCCAGTTACTATAATAGAGGTAAATAACACAATGAAGAGGAAAAACATCATAGAAGCAACATTTGGTTTGCTCAAGAGTTTTTGTTTTCTGTCCGTTGTGTTTATACATGCTCATACCTGTCCTCTGAGATCCCAAGAGAGGTTGAAcaaaggagggagggaggagggcaGGATGAAGgaaggagaaaaaaaagagGGAAGACGTGCTGTTAAAGCAAAAGGCCAAACCAGTTACTCCTGCTCTTCAGTCTCTTTTCAGAGGATGCAATAGGAGGAAGGAGGGGGTTTGCAGAATGGGGGAAGGCTGGTTTCGATGTGATTCCCTTCTGTAACATAAAACCTGTGGGTTTCCCAGAAGCCTCAGACCTGGATTTTAGAGATTTACTCATGCGATAAAAGCTGCAGAGagaaacaaatgaatgaatgtgcaAATAGAAACGGATTGTCATAAATAGATAAGCGGAAACTTTATGGATCCCTTTGGGGGAAGTTCAGTTGTTGCAGCAGGATACAGCAACACAAAAGACAAACAGACTGTAAAATATGAAGTGAGAACAATacaagagagcaagagagacaaTTTAGGAGTGTGTCGACAATTTTCACGCAAACAGTCTGACTTTGTCTTTGACGCACCACATTGTCAGTGGTTGAATCATTCTGTGGTCAGTGCACAGCTGTCCAATTATTAAGTGCCCGGAGGAGAAATGTTGTATTAACTTGTAAGCAAACTGTCCACTGTTCCCTGAAGGCATGTGTCTGAACTAATGTTCTTCTTTTTGTTGCTCATTGAAAGTATTTTAGGGACCGACCACCACTGAGTTGAAATGTGCAACAGTTTCAAGGATATCCAATTGGCTTTTGATTCACAAAATAGAGTTAAGTCTCAATGCAACTTCTAAGATTGAATATCAATAGGATTGTACAGTTCAACAGATAATTGCGCCACGTGTAGACAGTCTGAAAACGTGTATAAAACTGCCTCGTGTTTACGGATTGTGCAAAAAGTGAACGCCCTGGTTTACTCATCCTGGTCACTCTGAATCTCACTAAGAGGCTTCACTTTCCAACTGGCAAAACCTGGCTTGCCTATTCTGTTCTTTTCATTCAGTTCAGGATGACTCATACGTTTAACATGTTCAGAAACAACTTTCTCTTACTTTAGATCTTCATTCTTCCACAGCCTTTTTCTCTTATTACTGTCTCTAAATCCTGCACAAACATGGTGATCTGGATAGATGTTAACCCCATATCTTATCTCTAAAACAGAAACCTCATTGTTGTTAAGGGTCAGTCTGTAACTTAAGCTGTGGAATACCTCAAGGCTCTGTCCTAGGTCCCCTTTATTTTGTCCACACTATTGTTTTCTTgcaaaaatgtatataaagtataCATCTGCTCCCTGAACTCACGTTTATAAGGACATTTGAAAACTGACAACCTATTTT belongs to Pseudochaenichthys georgianus chromosome 14, fPseGeo1.2, whole genome shotgun sequence and includes:
- the klf5l gene encoding LOW QUALITY PROTEIN: Kruppel-like factor 5 like (The sequence of the model RefSeq protein was modified relative to this genomic sequence to represent the inferred CDS: inserted 1 base in 1 codon); this encodes MAAMVGLAMNPPHTTDERAVFTQLKPVRMAAADGVEEAAVFEDVKSGIRLELDKYLPEVNGPLLSNLIDTAXRKHRRGSASLVDEFFSDDKSVTPYSLNINVILPNTTHLRTGLYRPNNKTLSVQQIKTEPGLEVPCSITSSSTQALPDFTSVFSVPPVVNNVFIKPDMSSGLVNVSTSSQHHQQQHHQQQHQQQHQHQQQHQQQHQHQQQHQHQQQHNMDTELHIGPPAPQSQVYSMPLSGCGDLTMTLSHSSPSTHASASGRTMLNLGNVALQTNNGNYMMAEHQVQQHHGYYQASPSHTAPHSLPPSPPNSQPGSPDNQAELLSLAPQLHLAYQQRLGGMKVTGLSPHAMLMTHGQGVLTGPKYNRRNNPELEKRRIHFCDFQGCTKVYTKSSHLKAHQRTHTGEKPYRCTWESCDWRFARSDELTRHYRKHTGAKPFKCIACSRCFSRSDHLALHMKRHQN